In Archangium violaceum, the following are encoded in one genomic region:
- a CDS encoding SLC13 family permease: MTGIALVLAIVFIAIVLFSLETIPLEVTALAIVCLLMLTGVLTPAEAFSGFSNETVIFIFALLAMTQGLSATGVMHRAGGWLARLSRRGPRGFLLGLMLLVVVFSAFVPNTITTAAFLPVALRGAKAVGLRRSRVLMPLAFASILGGMSFLYGTSTNLVVSARLDGLGLRPIGLVELTPVGLPVALLGIVLLFLLAPVVLPIRTGVGEEDGRARDSITEAPRHSKALLAISLFATALVLGTVGTVPLSVAGMAGVLLMVLTGCLDPRHVFRIDWRVVLLIGSMMALGLAMDKSGAGRFLGSFAAEVAGVGGPRLVLLCLMVLTVVLSIPMSNQAAALVVLPIGLSAAAGLDVNPRTFAMGIALAASCSFITPLEPSCLLVYGPGRYRFSDFFRLGGPLTLLALAALVVLVPWAWPMDAHGLSGVAAR, from the coding sequence ATGACTGGGATTGCACTCGTTCTGGCCATCGTGTTCATCGCCATCGTCCTCTTCTCGCTGGAGACGATTCCCCTCGAGGTGACGGCGCTCGCCATCGTCTGCCTGCTCATGCTGACGGGAGTGCTCACGCCGGCGGAGGCCTTCTCCGGGTTCTCCAACGAGACGGTCATCTTCATCTTCGCGCTCCTGGCGATGACGCAGGGGCTGTCGGCGACCGGGGTGATGCACAGGGCCGGGGGCTGGCTGGCCCGCCTCAGCCGGCGTGGCCCCCGGGGATTCCTCCTGGGGCTGATGCTGCTGGTGGTGGTGTTCTCGGCCTTCGTCCCCAACACGATCACCACGGCGGCCTTCCTCCCGGTCGCCCTCCGAGGCGCCAAGGCCGTCGGCCTGCGCAGGAGCCGGGTGCTCATGCCACTCGCCTTCGCCTCCATCCTGGGGGGAATGAGCTTCCTGTATGGGACCTCGACGAACCTGGTGGTCTCCGCGCGCCTTGACGGCCTCGGGCTGCGCCCCATCGGCCTGGTCGAGCTCACTCCGGTGGGGCTTCCCGTGGCGCTCCTCGGCATTGTCCTCCTCTTCCTCCTGGCGCCAGTGGTCCTGCCCATCCGGACGGGCGTCGGCGAGGAGGACGGACGGGCGCGGGACTCCATCACCGAGGCTCCGCGTCACTCCAAGGCGTTGCTCGCCATCTCCCTCTTCGCGACCGCGCTCGTCCTCGGCACGGTGGGGACGGTGCCCCTGTCGGTCGCGGGCATGGCGGGCGTCCTCCTCATGGTCCTCACCGGCTGCCTGGACCCGAGGCACGTGTTCCGCATCGACTGGCGGGTGGTGCTGCTGATCGGCTCGATGATGGCGCTCGGTCTCGCCATGGATAAGAGCGGGGCGGGGCGCTTCCTCGGAAGCTTCGCGGCCGAGGTCGCCGGCGTGGGCGGGCCGCGCCTGGTGCTGCTCTGCCTCATGGTGCTGACCGTCGTGCTCTCCATTCCGATGAGCAATCAGGCCGCCGCGCTCGTGGTGTTGCCCATCGGGTTGAGCGCCGCCGCGGGCCTGGACGTCAACCCCCGCACGTTCGCCATGGGCATTGCGCTCGCCGCGTCGTGCTCGTTCATCACCCCGCTCGAGCCGAGCTGTCTGCTGGTGTACGGCCCCGGGCGCTACCGCTTCAGTGACTTCTTCCGGCTCGGAGGGCCCCTCACCCTGTTGGCGCTCGCCGCGCTTGTCGTGCTCGTCCCCTGGGCCTGGCCGATGGATGCGCACGGCTTGTCTGGCGTGGCGGCCAGATAG
- a CDS encoding HAD family hydrolase yields MRYLALAMSLDGTLAAAGRIEAALEQLRSSGRRALLVTARRLGELPEVCPRLELFDCVIAENGAVLHWPTRRESLSLREPVPESFTRALRRRVPSSIERGRVVVYTHASQACALVETVRELGLELQILFCGESALAVPPGVNKGAGLQEALLSLGLSPHEVVGIGSEANDHSLLEMSECAVAVADALPALKERAAFVTREKAEAGVVELIEDLVRDDLQAAKGWIPHDALLLGFDGVGDAVCVPAYGDNLLVAGPRGGGRSRYAFGFLERIIQKKYQPCVIDPLGTFEPREDMVRLGSRLRAPRVSEVIAALADPSVKLVVNLAGLRPYEQPGFRSELFTALELMRKRTGRPHWIVIHGAQHLWPAGERAEGLPSKLGETLLVVEDPREVARCLLRRVDVAVAVGPAPTRTLGQLAEALDETSPDTRLSAGQEDEVLAWFITEGRWPVWLRVPPGRAERLRLLHGHVEGDLGSGSFVFHGPEGSLDLRAHNLSSFCQMVEGVDERTWLFHLWHGDYSRWIRHVLRDDELAREVSAIERHYELPAVDSRRRVRSAIAHRYALPA; encoded by the coding sequence ATGCGCTATCTGGCTCTGGCCATGAGTCTGGATGGAACCCTGGCCGCCGCCGGCCGTATCGAGGCGGCGCTCGAGCAACTGCGGAGCTCGGGACGACGCGCGCTCCTGGTGACCGCGCGTCGGCTCGGGGAACTGCCCGAGGTCTGCCCCCGCCTGGAACTCTTCGATTGTGTCATCGCGGAGAATGGCGCCGTCCTGCACTGGCCGACCCGCCGCGAGAGTCTGTCCCTGCGCGAGCCCGTTCCCGAGTCCTTCACGCGAGCTCTGCGTCGGCGTGTGCCCTCCTCCATCGAGAGGGGCCGGGTCGTCGTCTACACCCATGCGTCGCAGGCGTGTGCCCTCGTCGAGACGGTTCGCGAGCTCGGTCTCGAGCTGCAGATCCTCTTCTGTGGCGAGTCGGCGCTGGCCGTGCCTCCGGGCGTCAACAAGGGGGCGGGGCTCCAGGAGGCACTCCTGTCGCTCGGGCTGTCTCCACACGAGGTCGTCGGTATCGGGAGCGAGGCCAATGACCATTCGCTCCTGGAGATGAGCGAGTGCGCGGTCGCCGTGGCCGATGCCCTGCCCGCGCTCAAGGAGCGGGCTGCCTTCGTGACGAGAGAAAAGGCGGAGGCCGGGGTGGTCGAGCTCATCGAGGACCTGGTGCGCGACGATCTCCAGGCGGCGAAGGGGTGGATTCCCCATGACGCGCTGTTGCTCGGCTTCGATGGGGTCGGAGACGCGGTGTGCGTTCCCGCCTATGGCGACAACCTCCTCGTCGCGGGGCCGCGAGGCGGCGGACGGTCGCGTTATGCCTTCGGGTTCCTCGAGCGCATCATCCAGAAGAAGTACCAGCCCTGTGTCATCGACCCCCTGGGGACCTTCGAACCGCGCGAGGACATGGTGAGGCTGGGAAGCCGGCTGCGTGCGCCTCGCGTGTCCGAGGTCATCGCCGCCCTGGCGGACCCCTCGGTGAAGCTCGTGGTCAACCTCGCGGGGCTGCGTCCCTACGAGCAGCCGGGCTTCCGCTCCGAGCTGTTCACGGCACTGGAGCTGATGCGCAAGCGGACGGGGAGGCCGCACTGGATCGTCATCCACGGAGCCCAGCACCTGTGGCCCGCCGGAGAGCGTGCCGAGGGGCTCCCCTCGAAGCTGGGGGAGACCCTCCTGGTGGTGGAGGACCCGAGGGAGGTGGCGCGTTGCCTCCTTCGGCGGGTGGATGTCGCCGTGGCGGTCGGGCCGGCTCCCACGCGGACCCTCGGGCAGTTGGCCGAGGCGCTCGACGAGACCTCTCCCGATACCCGGCTCAGCGCCGGCCAGGAGGATGAAGTGCTCGCCTGGTTCATCACCGAGGGGCGCTGGCCCGTGTGGCTGAGGGTCCCGCCAGGGCGCGCGGAGCGCCTGCGCCTGCTCCACGGGCACGTGGAGGGGGACCTGGGCTCCGGGAGCTTCGTCTTCCATGGGCCTGAGGGGAGTCTCGACCTGCGGGCCCACAACCTGAGCAGCTTCTGCCAGATGGTGGAGGGGGTGGACGAGCGGACGTGGCTCTTCCACCTCTGGCACGGGGACTACTCACGGTGGATCCGGCACGTCCTCCGGGACGACGAGCTGGCCCGAGAGGTCTCCGCCATCGAGCGGCACTACGAGCTCCCCGCGGTGGACAGTCGCCGACGGGTCCGTAGCGCCATCGCCCATCGGTACGCGCTTCCCGCCTGA
- the rnk gene encoding nucleoside diphosphate kinase regulator, whose amino-acid sequence MSKERHIIVTETDLERLQRVIELHADGRNAELAEMLEQELARAEVTSSQDVPPDVVTMNSTVVFEDAETGEIRRVTLCYPKDARSDEGRISVIAPIGSALLGLSVGQSIQWPVPGGRTRTLRIVAVPYQPEASGHFHL is encoded by the coding sequence ATGAGCAAAGAGCGACACATCATCGTCACGGAGACCGACCTCGAGCGACTCCAGCGTGTCATCGAGCTGCACGCCGACGGACGCAACGCCGAGCTGGCCGAAATGCTGGAGCAGGAGCTGGCCCGGGCCGAGGTGACGAGCTCCCAGGACGTCCCACCAGACGTGGTGACGATGAACAGCACCGTCGTCTTCGAGGATGCGGAGACGGGCGAGATCCGGCGGGTCACGCTCTGCTACCCGAAGGACGCTCGCAGCGACGAGGGCCGCATCTCCGTCATCGCTCCCATTGGGAGCGCCCTCCTGGGGCTGTCCGTGGGCCAGTCCATCCAATGGCCGGTCCCGGGCGGACGTACCAGGACGCTCCGCATCGTCGCGGTGCCGTACCAACCCGAGGCGTCAGGGCACTTCCACCTCTGA
- a CDS encoding RNA ligase RtcB family protein has protein sequence MNSPTPHVRVIASPQSWVEGEAIRQLEAASRLPGMRSAVGLPDLHPGKGAPVGAAFASEGLFYPFLVGNDIGCGMGLWELDLPARKAKPERWAAKLDLDGPWGGDTDAVLADMGVKPCGFEAALGTVGGGNHFAEVQRVDAVHDPKTFTSLGLESDRLLLLVHSGSRGLGEAILRAHVDRHGTGSLSEDSDEARKYLTRHDHAVAWARANRATIAGRMMQGICAAGRRVLDVCHNSVTPKPFDGHTCWLHRKGAAPSDQGPVVIPGSRGSLSYLVLPLGDGAGHAHSLAHGAGRKWTRSSARERMRERFTPEALTRTSFKSHVICEDRDLLFEEAPPAYKAIDRVVQDLVDAGLVRVVATLAPVLTYKTRSRKE, from the coding sequence ATGAACTCGCCCACTCCTCACGTCCGTGTCATTGCCTCGCCCCAGTCGTGGGTGGAGGGTGAAGCCATCCGACAGCTCGAAGCCGCCTCGCGACTTCCAGGCATGCGCTCCGCGGTGGGCTTGCCCGATCTCCACCCGGGCAAGGGGGCACCCGTGGGCGCCGCCTTCGCCTCCGAGGGCCTCTTCTATCCCTTCCTCGTCGGCAACGACATCGGCTGTGGCATGGGCCTCTGGGAGCTGGACCTGCCAGCACGCAAGGCGAAGCCGGAGCGCTGGGCGGCGAAGCTGGACCTGGATGGACCGTGGGGGGGCGACACGGATGCGGTGCTCGCCGACATGGGCGTGAAGCCCTGCGGCTTCGAGGCGGCGCTCGGCACGGTGGGCGGCGGCAACCACTTCGCCGAGGTGCAACGGGTGGACGCGGTGCACGACCCGAAGACCTTCACCTCGCTCGGCCTGGAATCGGATCGGCTCCTGTTGCTCGTCCACTCCGGCTCTCGCGGACTTGGCGAGGCCATCCTCCGGGCCCACGTGGACCGACATGGCACCGGGAGCCTCTCGGAGGACTCCGACGAGGCGCGCAAGTACCTCACCCGGCACGACCATGCCGTGGCCTGGGCGCGAGCCAATCGCGCCACCATCGCCGGACGGATGATGCAGGGCATCTGCGCGGCGGGACGGCGCGTGCTGGATGTCTGCCACAACAGCGTCACCCCGAAGCCCTTCGACGGGCACACCTGCTGGCTGCACCGCAAGGGCGCGGCGCCCTCGGACCAGGGACCGGTGGTGATTCCCGGCAGTCGCGGCTCGCTGAGCTACCTGGTGCTGCCCTTGGGCGACGGCGCGGGCCACGCCCACAGCCTGGCGCACGGAGCCGGCCGCAAGTGGACCCGCTCCAGTGCCCGCGAGCGCATGCGCGAGCGCTTCACCCCCGAGGCCCTCACGCGCACCTCCTTCAAGAGTCACGTCATCTGCGAGGATCGCGACCTGCTCTTCGAGGAGGCGCCTCCCGCGTACAAGGCCATCGA
- a CDS encoding glutamate-5-semialdehyde dehydrogenase: MSVAKQDVRSLAEAARAASRVLATAPTSQKDEALGAMARHLRQATPAILAANEADMAAARTAGKGDAFLDRLLLDASRVEAMARAVESVAGLKDPVGEQTEEWDRPNGLHVRKVRLPLGVVLMIYEARPNVTSDAAALCLKSGNAALLRGGSEAARSNAAIASALAAGVTEAGLPAACIQPVPPGERETLLELLKLEGLIDLCIPRGGEGLIRFVAENARIPVVKHYKGVCHVYVHGAADLEMAARITVNAKTSRPGVCNAAECLLVDRSVAERFLPQVGRELVARGVELHGDAATVEVLERAGVPVKPASEEDWGREFLDLVLAVRVVDGLDAALGHIARYGSEHTEAIVTADAAVAGRFTREAQASAVVWNASTRFNDGGELGLGAEIGISTSRLHAFGPMGLRELTSQKYVIHGNGQVR, translated from the coding sequence ATGTCCGTTGCCAAGCAAGACGTGCGCTCCCTCGCCGAGGCCGCCCGGGCGGCCTCCCGCGTGCTCGCCACCGCCCCCACCAGCCAGAAGGATGAGGCTCTCGGGGCCATGGCCCGCCACCTGCGCCAGGCCACCCCCGCCATCCTCGCCGCCAACGAGGCGGACATGGCCGCCGCGCGCACCGCCGGCAAGGGAGACGCCTTCCTGGACCGGCTGCTGCTGGATGCCTCGCGGGTGGAGGCCATGGCCCGGGCGGTGGAGTCGGTGGCCGGATTGAAGGACCCGGTGGGCGAGCAGACGGAGGAGTGGGACCGGCCCAACGGGCTGCACGTGCGCAAGGTGCGGCTGCCGCTGGGAGTGGTGTTGATGATTTATGAAGCCCGCCCCAACGTGACGAGCGACGCGGCGGCGCTGTGCCTCAAGAGTGGCAACGCGGCGCTGCTGCGCGGGGGGAGCGAGGCGGCGCGCTCCAACGCGGCGATCGCCTCGGCGCTGGCGGCGGGCGTCACCGAGGCGGGGCTGCCAGCGGCGTGCATCCAGCCGGTGCCCCCGGGCGAGCGCGAGACGCTGCTGGAGCTCTTGAAGCTGGAGGGATTGATTGATTTGTGCATCCCCCGGGGTGGAGAGGGGCTCATCCGCTTCGTGGCGGAGAACGCGCGGATTCCGGTGGTGAAGCACTACAAGGGCGTCTGCCACGTGTACGTGCATGGGGCGGCGGACCTGGAGATGGCCGCGCGCATCACCGTGAACGCGAAGACGAGCCGGCCGGGGGTGTGCAACGCCGCCGAGTGCCTGCTGGTGGACCGTTCGGTGGCGGAGCGCTTCCTGCCCCAGGTGGGCCGGGAGCTGGTGGCCAGGGGGGTGGAGCTGCACGGGGACGCGGCCACGGTGGAGGTGCTGGAGCGGGCCGGGGTGCCGGTGAAGCCGGCCTCGGAGGAGGACTGGGGGCGGGAGTTCCTGGACCTCGTCCTGGCGGTGCGGGTGGTGGACGGGCTGGACGCGGCGCTGGGACACATCGCCCGGTACGGTAGCGAACACACCGAGGCCATCGTCACGGCGGACGCGGCGGTGGCGGGGCGCTTCACCCGGGAGGCCCAGGCGAGCGCGGTGGTGTGGAACGCCTCCACCCGCTTCAACGACGGGGGCGAGCTGGGCCTGGGGGCGGAGATTGGGATTTCCACCAGTCGATTGCACGCTTTCGGGCCCATGGGCTTGCGAGAATTGACGAGTCAGAAGTACGTCATCCACGGGAACGGGCAGGTGCGCTAG
- a CDS encoding 23S rRNA (pseudouridine(1915)-N(3))-methyltransferase RlmH: protein MKVRLLSIGKDRSGLYEPAVQEYASRLTHYTRFELLELPEAGGKKGKAGDAKALEAEAILARRKPQDLLVALDERGKLLDSVEFSRYVGRAQDGAKDLLLIIGGDEGLDERVRQSADLVLSLSKMTLPHRLARVVLVEQLYRAFTLLKGEPYHK, encoded by the coding sequence CTGAAGGTCCGGCTCCTCTCGATAGGCAAGGACCGCTCGGGCCTTTATGAGCCCGCGGTCCAGGAGTACGCCTCGCGCCTGACCCACTACACCCGCTTCGAGCTGCTGGAGCTGCCCGAAGCGGGTGGGAAGAAAGGCAAGGCGGGGGACGCCAAGGCCCTGGAGGCCGAGGCCATCCTCGCGCGCCGCAAGCCGCAGGACCTGCTGGTGGCGCTCGACGAGCGGGGCAAGCTGTTGGACTCGGTGGAGTTCAGCCGCTATGTGGGTCGCGCGCAGGATGGGGCGAAGGACCTGCTGCTCATCATCGGCGGTGACGAGGGCCTGGACGAGCGGGTGAGACAGTCCGCGGACCTGGTGCTCTCGCTGTCGAAGATGACGCTGCCGCACCGGCTGGCACGGGTCGTCCTGGTGGAGCAGCTCTACCGCGCCTTCACCCTTCTCAAGGGTGAGCCGTACCACAAGTAG
- the rsfS gene encoding ribosome silencing factor: MATKKTATKKKTAAKKSAAKTPAARKKLATKKTAAKKLPARKKTAKKKALTPAAVPAAPVENPRAHALARKIAHLLSDKKGLDIVILDVRGMTSYADYFVVGSGESDRQVSAMAEHVLINLKETESLRPIGHEGMETGQWVLLDFGEVVAHLFFSEMRAHYDLEGLWADAPREKVA; the protein is encoded by the coding sequence ATGGCGACCAAGAAAACGGCGACGAAGAAGAAGACGGCGGCGAAGAAGAGCGCGGCGAAGACGCCGGCCGCCCGCAAGAAGCTGGCGACGAAGAAGACGGCGGCCAAGAAGCTGCCCGCCCGCAAGAAGACGGCGAAGAAGAAGGCCCTGACGCCAGCGGCGGTGCCCGCGGCTCCCGTGGAGAACCCGCGCGCCCATGCGCTGGCGCGCAAGATTGCCCACCTGCTGTCGGACAAGAAGGGCCTGGACATCGTCATCCTCGACGTGCGCGGGATGACGTCCTACGCGGACTACTTCGTGGTGGGCTCGGGCGAGAGCGACCGGCAGGTGTCCGCCATGGCGGAGCACGTGCTGATCAACCTCAAGGAGACGGAGAGCCTGCGCCCCATCGGCCACGAGGGCATGGAGACGGGCCAGTGGGTGCTGCTGGACTTCGGCGAGGTGGTGGCGCACCTCTTCTTCTCCGAGATGCGCGCCCACTATGACCTCGAGGGCCTCTGGGCGGACGCTCCGCGGGAGAAGGTGGCCTGA
- a CDS encoding tetratricopeptide repeat protein, whose amino-acid sequence MPLLYHRTMSDARLEQFKQMAAEFPDAPMAHFSLGKAYLERRQYAEAAQALETAVRLDPAYAAALVSLGDAYAGAGQTQKAREVLTRARDTALAQSHASLAEEIDERLSGLD is encoded by the coding sequence ATGCCTCTCCTCTATCACCGGACCATGAGCGACGCCCGGTTGGAGCAGTTCAAGCAGATGGCGGCCGAGTTTCCCGACGCGCCCATGGCGCATTTCTCCCTGGGCAAGGCCTACCTGGAGCGCCGGCAGTACGCCGAGGCGGCCCAGGCCCTGGAGACGGCCGTGCGGTTGGACCCCGCGTACGCCGCGGCCCTGGTGTCCCTGGGGGATGCCTACGCGGGCGCCGGCCAGACGCAGAAGGCCCGCGAGGTGCTCACCCGTGCCCGGGATACGGCGCTCGCCCAGAGCCACGCCAGCCTCGCCGAGGAGATCGACGAGCGTCTGTCCGGGTTGGACTGA